One Amaranthus tricolor cultivar Red isolate AtriRed21 chromosome 1, ASM2621246v1, whole genome shotgun sequence DNA window includes the following coding sequences:
- the LOC130797386 gene encoding VQ motif-containing protein 10-like, which produces MSSRSKQGQPMKVVHIKTQYVETDACSFKSVVQNLTGKDSMIADLPSSQKVMKVKNEYVHPRSRQQLLPRSRLAAMTGPERADGEFLLDSSEENNYFQNHMRKSNGGSYSFLNRNLSYKEMDRLFKELPPLEELHKVLSFD; this is translated from the coding sequence ATGTCAAGTAGATCAAAACAAGGGCAACCCATGAAAGTAGTGCATATAAAGACTCAGTATGTAGAAACTGATGCTTGTAGTTTCAAATCTGTTGTTCAAAATCTTACGGGTAAAGACTCAATGATTGCAGATTTACCATCATCCCAGAAAGTGATGAAAGTAAAAAATGAGTATGTTCATCCTCGATCGAGGCAACAATTATTGCCTCGATCGAGGTTGGCAGCCATGACTGGTCCTGAGCGAGCAGACGGCGAGTTTTTGTTGGATAGTAGTGAAGAAAATAACTACTTTCAAAATCACATGAGAAAAAGTAATGGTGGAAGTTATTCATTTCTAAATAGAAATTTGTCTTACAAAGAGATGGATAGGTTGTTCAAAGAGTTGCCTCCTTTAGAAGAGTTGCATAAGGTTCtttcttttgattga